TTAAATCATATCAATAATAAATCCTTGTCTGTGTATTATTATCTAATTAAAATTCGTTATGTAATTTGTTTTGAACATTAAAGATGCACGAAAAAAATGGATATCTAAAAGACTTTAGTGCATCTTTGTATAAATACGAGCGGATTCTTTAAGGAAAATCAGTTACAACTAAACGTCTATATCGAACAGTTCAGTTGAAAACCGACGGAAAATGAAATTCATCTTTGTTCTTATTGCAGTTATTGCTGCGGTCGCTGCAgatgatgtaaaaaaatattattatattaaattacataaattatataaatattatttcagaTCTACTCTGCCGATCagattcaaaaattgaaaactttgACCTCTGAATGCGAAACCAGCAGTAAGGTTGCCCATGAAAAAATCTCTGAATTCagaaataaacatttcgaCGACAACGATGAACACCTCAAGGAATATATGTTCTGCGTTTTCAAGAAACTCCACTGGATGGACGATGAGGGTGTCGTTCAAAAAGATAATATCAAGAAAGATATCCAAGACAACAAAAAAAGCGCTGAAGCCATGAAAGCCTGCAAAGGAACGGGAGGTAGCACCCCAGCCGAACATGCATACAATATTTACAAATGTTACATGCAACATCTTCCAGCCGATTACAAATAcccattataaataattaatggttataaatattttgatattaaaaaaattatcgcaatgaataaataaatgaataaatcataaacagtttatttttataaactccAATTACTACACCATtaacacaacaaaaaaacaaaattatctcaatatttttttaattttatcaacatttaTCTTTGTGTTATTCTTGTTACTTTGCATTGATATATAAACGATTCGTGTTGGGAAAAAAA
This genomic stretch from Onthophagus taurus isolate NC chromosome 7, IU_Otau_3.0, whole genome shotgun sequence harbors:
- the LOC111427684 gene encoding uncharacterized protein, giving the protein MKTISTLLSLFVIAVSANQHPFFSDERLVEVIKISKECIGETNVKQEALNKWRSGELLDDPDLKEYIACTFLKLGFVDEKGTVNLETLKKDLGRSEIALNAISQCYDKRGNSPTETAYDVYKCFKGNLPAKFKGGTSISNSSVENRRKMKFIFVLIAVIAAVAADDIYSADQIQKLKTLTSECETSSKVAHEKISEFRNKHFDDNDEHLKEYMFCVFKKLHWMDDEGVVQKDNIKKDIQDNKKSAEAMKACKGTGGSTPAEHAYNIYKCYMQHLPADYKYPL